CGGGAACTGGAGGCGCTCGGCTGGACGGTCGTCAGGCGGCACGGCAAGGGCCACGCTTGGGGGCTGCTGCGATGCCCGAAACCGACGGAGGAATGCCGCTGCGGGCAATATTGCCAGATGACGGTCTTTTCGACACCGCAGAACGCGGCGAACCACGCCGCGAAACTCCGCAGCAAGGCAATGGCCTGCATCAACCCGTTGCGAGAGGACGAGGACAATGGCTGAACGGTTCGACTTCGAGCTTGTTTTCGGTTTGCCGGAGGGCGAACACGACCCCTTCGCGCTGTCCGACGCCGTCTTCGAGGCCGGCTACGAGGATGCCCTCGTCGGAACCGGCAATCCGCGCCTTCTCGCCGTCGAGATCGGGACCGAGGGCGAGGACGCCGAGGCCGCGATGATCGCGGCCGCCAGGGCGATCATCAAAAAGCTTCCCGAAGGCTCGGAACTCCGCGAGGCGCGGCCCGACCTGGTGAGCCAGGCGGACGTCGCCGAGAAACTGGGCGTTTCCCGGCAGTCGCTGCAAAAGCGCAAAATGCCCCTGCCCGTCGCGGGCGGGCTTTACCGCATCGACGAGGTCGAGGCGTGCCTCCTCGAAGCGGAGAGATCGGCGCAGCGGAAACCGCGTTTCGATCTCGGGAATGCAAGGGACTGGTTCCGGGCCGGACACGCGGCACGCCGCCTCAACGCGCGTATCGCCATGGGGATGCTCGACGCCCGCACGCTCGAGCCGGTCGATCCGTCGACGGAAGGCACGGCCTCCCCTGTCGCGGCCGGCGGCTGACCGCCCCTACCCCAGGTGCTGCCGGATCCACGCCGTGATCTGCGGCGCCATCATCGCGCCGGACTGGCGGGCGATCTCGCGACCGCCGGAATAGAGGATCATCGTCGGGATGCCGCGAATGCCGAGCCTTGCCGCCGCCTGCTGCTCCTCGTCGGAATTGAGCTTCAGGAACCGCACCTGCGGCTCCAGCTCCTTTGCCGCCTGCTCGAAGGCCGGCGCCATCATGCGGCACGGGCCGCACCAGGGCGCCCAGACATCGACCACCACCGGCACCGAGGAACGCGCCACCTGCTTGTCCAGCATCGCGCCGCTCGCATCCGCCGGATGACCGGCAAAGAGCGGTGCCTTGCAGGAGCCGCAGCGCGCCTTCTCCGCAGGGCGTTCGGCGGGCAGACGGTTCACCGCCGCGCAGGAGGGACAGACGATCTGGATCGTGTCGGACATGGGATCGCTCCGGAACCGTTTCCTTCGTTCCGGAAAATCTAGCGCAACCGCCCGCGCCGCCGATTGATCGGGGTCAAGCGGCGGCGACCGGGATCATTGCGAGGACGGAACCGCCGGAATCGCCTTCAGGTAGGCGGCGATAGCCTCGCGGTCGGAGGCCGGCAGCGCCGCCATGTTCTCCTGCACCTCCACCATGGAGCCGCCGACGGAATCGAATTCCGGCGTGAAGCCGCTTTCCAGGTAATAGGCGATGTCGGCCTCGGACCAGTCGGCAATGGTGCCGCCCGGCGTGATGTTGGGAACGCGCCCCGGCCCGTCCGGGTTGGACGCGCCGGCAAGCCAGAGATCCTTCTTCAGCCCGCCGGTGAAATCGCGCGGCGTGTGGCACTCGCCGCAATGGCCCGGCCCCTCGACGAGATACTGGCCGCGCAGCACCTTCGGGTCGTCGGTGTCGAGCGCCACCACCGGCTCGCTGCCGGCGTGGAGCAGCTTCCACATGCCGACACCGCGGCGGATGTTGAACGGGAAACCCAGCCGGTGCGGGCCGGGATCGTTCTCGACCGCCGGCAGGGTCCGCATGAAGGCCCACAGGTCGGCGATGTCGGCCATCTCCATGCGGGCATAGGATGTCCAGGGGAAGGACGGGTAGTAGTGCCGCCCCTCCGGCGAGACGCCGCGCGCCAGAGCGTTGGCGAAGTCCTCCGCCGTCCAGGCGCCGATGCCGTGTTCCTCGTGCATCGAGATGTTGGGAGCGACGAAATCGCCGAAGTCGCTGGCCAGCACGAGGCCGCCGCCGAGCTTCAGCCTGTCGTCGCCCTCGGCCTTCTCCGCCGCGTGGCAGGAGGCGCAGCCGCCGGCCCAAAAGACCAGCTCGCCGCGCGCGGCATCGCCCTCGGGCATGGCGGCGAGCACGTCGCGCGGCAAGGCCTGCGGAACGGTGAGAAGGTAGAATGCAAGCCCGCCGGCGATTGCCGCGAGCGCTGCAACCAGGGCGAGCCTGCGCACCATCGGATCTGCTACTTGATCTGGAATGATTCGTGGCAGCTCTTGCAGGTGCCGAGCACGGGGCCGACAGCCGCCTTGAAGGCGTCGAGATCGGCCGGGCCAGCCCTGCCCGACGCCTGCACGGCGGCGGCCGTGGCGGACTGGAATTTCGCGAGTTCGGCCTCGAAGGCGGCGGGGTCCTCCCAGATCTTCGGCGAGGCCTTGGTGTCCGCGCCCATGTCGCTGCCCTCGGGGAAGAAATCGCCGAAGGTCATGGCCGTGGCGTGGAGCGCGGTGATGGCCGCCTTGCCTGCGGCCGGGCTGTAGTCGATCTCGCCCTTCATCATGCCGGCGGAAAGACCCGCGGCGCCGCCATTGGCCTGCATCAGCGCCTTGCGCTGGGCGATCGGATCGTCGGCGGAAAGGGCGGCCGTCGCGGAAGCGGCGATGACTGCGATGGCAAGAAAAGTCTTTTTCACGGAAAACCTCCTGAAAATGGTTTGCGCGTCTGTTGGACACCGACAATGCGACATTTAACCCGGCCGCGGCGATCACGCTTGCGTGAAATGTCGCATGGCGGATGCGACACAGTGTCTCCGAAACGGAAACGCGGCTCCGCGGAAGGACCGCGAAGCCGCGCGCAATCGCGTCGGGCGCGCCGGATCAGGCCGTCGCGGCCTCGTACATCTCCAGCACGTAGTCCCAGTTGACCAGGCTGTCGACGAAGGCCTCGAGATATTTCGGGCGCGCGTTGCGGTAGTCGATGTAGTAGGAGTGCTCCCAGACATCGACGCCCAGGATCGGCTGCGCGCCGTGGACCAGCGGGTTCTCGCCGTTCGGCGTCTTCATGATCTCCAGCTTGCCGTCCTTGACCGCCAGCCAGGCCCAGCCGGAGCCGAACTGGGTGGCGCCGGCATTGATGAAGTCGGCGCGGAACTGGTCGTAGCCGCCGAGGTCGGAGTCGATCGCCGCCTGCAGCTTGCCCGGCAGCGAGCGGCCGCCGCCGCCCTTCTTCATCCACTTCCAGAAATGGATGTGGTTGTAGTGCTGGCCGGCATTGTTGAACAGGCCGGGATTCTTGCCGTGCGACTGCCTGACGATCTCCTCCAGCGACAGCCCGTCCATGCCGGCCTCGGCGGCAAGCTTGTTGCCGTTGTCGACATAGGCCTTGTGGTGCTTGTCGTGGTGATACTCCAACGTCTCCCTCGACATGTAGGGCTGGAGTGCCTCGTATTCATAGGGCAATTCGGGAAGCGTAAAGGCCATCGGGGTCTCCTTTTCAGATGATGTCTCATCGAAGTCAGTTCTGCGGGCAAACCGACCGCGGCGTCCCGCACACACATAGAATTCCATCGGCACCGCGGCAACAATGGAAGCTAATTTTCTGCACCTTACGCGTGCGCCCATTCCCAGTAGAGCTCACGTGCCTTGGTCGCTATCGGGCCGGGCTGAAGCTTGCGGTCCTCAATCTGTATAATGGGCACGACCTTCGAATGGTTCCCGGTCGTGAATATCTCATCCGCCTCCATAAAGTCTTTAACGGTCAGCGCCTTCTCAATGGTCTTGAAACCGTAGTCAGCCAAGAGGGAGATGGTTCGCGCACGCGTGATGCCGGAAAGGAATGTGCCGTTCGCTGCGGGCGTATAGACCTGATTGTCCTTGACCATAAACACGTTTGAAGACCCTGTTTCAGCAACATTGCCAAGCATGTCGCGTACCAAGCAATTGTCGAATCCCCGGCTCTTCGCCTCAAGGATGGCGCGACCATTGTTTGGATAGAGGCAGCCGGCCTTCGCATTCGTCG
This portion of the Oricola thermophila genome encodes:
- the trxC gene encoding thioredoxin TrxC, with product MSDTIQIVCPSCAAVNRLPAERPAEKARCGSCKAPLFAGHPADASGAMLDKQVARSSVPVVVDVWAPWCGPCRMMAPAFEQAAKELEPQVRFLKLNSDEEQQAAARLGIRGIPTMILYSGGREIARQSGAMMAPQITAWIRQHLG
- a CDS encoding cytochrome c, coding for MVRRLALVAALAAIAGGLAFYLLTVPQALPRDVLAAMPEGDAARGELVFWAGGCASCHAAEKAEGDDRLKLGGGLVLASDFGDFVAPNISMHEEHGIGAWTAEDFANALARGVSPEGRHYYPSFPWTSYARMEMADIADLWAFMRTLPAVENDPGPHRLGFPFNIRRGVGMWKLLHAGSEPVVALDTDDPKVLRGQYLVEGPGHCGECHTPRDFTGGLKKDLWLAGASNPDGPGRVPNITPGGTIADWSEADIAYYLESGFTPEFDSVGGSMVEVQENMAALPASDREAIAAYLKAIPAVPSSQ
- a CDS encoding c-type cytochrome, which codes for MKKTFLAIAVIAASATAALSADDPIAQRKALMQANGGAAGLSAGMMKGEIDYSPAAGKAAITALHATAMTFGDFFPEGSDMGADTKASPKIWEDPAAFEAELAKFQSATAAAVQASGRAGPADLDAFKAAVGPVLGTCKSCHESFQIK
- a CDS encoding superoxide dismutase, with product MAFTLPELPYEYEALQPYMSRETLEYHHDKHHKAYVDNGNKLAAEAGMDGLSLEEIVRQSHGKNPGLFNNAGQHYNHIHFWKWMKKGGGGRSLPGKLQAAIDSDLGGYDQFRADFINAGATQFGSGWAWLAVKDGKLEIMKTPNGENPLVHGAQPILGVDVWEHSYYIDYRNARPKYLEAFVDSLVNWDYVLEMYEAATA